The genomic interval GCATTCGTCTGGCAGACACCGCTCGCGGTGTCCGCCACCCAGATCCGTCAACTGCTGGCCAGCGGTAAGTCGGTACGTTTCCTGGTGCCCGACGCGGTCCTGGCCTACATCGATGCGCACGGTCTGTACCGTGCGTCGAACTGAACAAGGCGTGCTTCACTGATACGCACCGGCGTATCCCGAACCGCCGAACACATGAGCAAAACGAGTTTTATATGACCAACAACGACGTAAACAAAATCAAGCGCAAAGGCACGTTCAAGAGTGCCCCGCTGCCGGAGCCGACCGTGAGCGCCGAGCCGCTCAAGGGCGACGAGCTGGTCAAGGTCGCCGTGGCGGCCCTGGAAGACGTCAAGGCCCAGGACATCCAGGTCATCGACGTGCGCGACAAACAGAGCATCACCGACTACATGGTGATCGCGACCGGTACCTCCAACCGCCAGATCAACGCGATGCTGGAAAAGGTCCGCGAAGAGGTCAAGAAGAACGGCGCCCGTCCGCTGGGCGAAGAAGGCAAGGGCGACAGCGACTGGGTGCTGCTGGACCTGGACCTGGTGATCGTGCACATGATGACCG from Pseudomonas ekonensis carries:
- the rsfS gene encoding ribosome silencing factor, producing the protein MTNNDVNKIKRKGTFKSAPLPEPTVSAEPLKGDELVKVAVAALEDVKAQDIQVIDVRDKQSITDYMVIATGTSNRQINAMLEKVREEVKKNGARPLGEEGKGDSDWVLLDLDLVIVHMMTASARQFYDLERLWAGAEQSRAADAKHHSPENTHEHFAKLNKDQQ